TGGAATATAATTAATGATGATAAACTGTGACCAAAATCAACAAGGAAAATAGACTCCAAGGACGCAAATTTAGGAATGCGTGACCCCCTTGCGTGCGACAAGGAGGTTGAGGACGGGATGCTTCTTGATGTAGTCGACGGCCTTCTTGTGAGTCACCATGGTGAAGTCGTAGCCATTGCACTGCAATATCTTGTCGTGAACGCGCAATCCTGCACGAGCAGCTGCACTCCCGTCATGGACCTGTGGAGGTGTGCAAGAGTCAAGAATGAAACTGGCATGACAATTTGTCATTCTTTTTACATTACACATCTTTGAAATGTAGTAGGGTATGGCAGGATACAACAGGGCATGGCAGAATACAACAGGGTATGGCAGGATACAACAGGGTATGGCAGGATACAACAGGGTATGCAGGATACAACAGGGTATGGCAGGATACAACAGGGTATGGCAGGATACAACAGGGTATGGCAGGATACAACAGGGTATGGCAGGATACAACAGGGTATGGCAGGATACAACAGGGTATGGCAGGATACAACAGGGTATGGCAGGATACAACAGGGTATGGCAGGATACAACAGGGTATGGCAGGATACAACAGGGTATGGCAGGATACAACAGGGCATGGCAGGATACAACAGGGCATGGCAGGATACAACAGGGTATGGCAGGATACAACAGGGTATGGCAGGATACAACAGGGCATGGCAGGATACAACAGGGCATGGCAGGATACAACAGGGTATGGCAGGATACAACAGGGTATGGCAGGATGCAACAGGGTATGGCAGGATACATCATCTTCAAGAAGTgcgggaccaaccgggctgtggtgcatatttgggcctgcgggcctctccaagcaatagcctgtcGGACCAAGTTCTTGCAAGtcagggccaggcttggggagtagaaaaactcccaggaccccatccaggtacaacaaAATATGATAAGATACAACAAGACATGGCATGATACACTATGAGAGGGCATGTCATGGAGAGAGATGAGATGAGATGATATGATATATGTCCAGCTTGTCCtttctaaggtttcccaacgtcaagaaagcaGTCAGATtaaggtgtcctctcctaacctaccagaggacccaaaacagaaaatgggacagtacgtcaatttggCGAGCCACTTCCATTTTCAAGCACGTCAATTTTttaccttatgtaacgcatacgatcgaattgtgacgttctttgtaagaggacaggttggttttATAGGACATGGCACTGTATGACACAGCCATGCACAGAGGAAGTAGGTGCAGATGGAACTGAGGTGGAAGTCATAATCACCTTTAATTCTGAGTCCCTAAATAAATACGGACTATCTCTGGGCATCCAAATGAGTACAAAGCCGTAAATGATGAACACTGGCAAACATAATCTGCAATGAACAGCAGCCCATTAAGCTTCCACCAGAAGGCAGATCAGATAAAACAGACTCTGAGGGAACAACCACCACAGAACTCAGGCTCACAGGTGTCACCGTCCCAACGGCAAGCGCGGACGAGGCAGAAACAACGATCATTGACATTTGGGAATGAAGATGAACATCCCTCAAACTCGCAAATAGCGATAGTGGGATCAATGGGACGATGCACGGGAAAGCATGCCAAAACAACATTGGGGATTTCCCAGGGCCTGCATGTAATAAGCCAAACAACTAGTAACTAGCTGTTTGTAATTAGTTGTTTGTAACATGTAATCACAAACAGTGTAGTAACTAGCACCCAGGTACTGGAGACACTCATCCTAAGAACAGTCACCTTGCTCGGAAACAAAATCAGGGCTGCGCAAGGTTTCATTTCTACCCTGCATTGTCTGAAAAATGCAAAAAAATCCTGCATTTTTCTTGACAGTTTCATTTCACATTTTATACCTAACAAATGTTACTATACAGTGTGTGTCATATGGACAAGCAGGTGAGCCCTCAGTGCATTCCCAATAGAAATAAGAATGAATGCCCCCTAACCACGGACCTAAACGGAAGAGTCAAAGACTTGAAATACCCGAGGTAAGGCCACCATGGTGGCGTGGAATGGCACTCAAAAGAGGCGAATACCCAAACACACCAGAGAAGTAACTGTCAGCGCAGGGAAGCACTAGTGGATGCCCTGGGAAGGAAACCCTGAGTTCATGCAGCCTGAAGCACCAAACTAGCCAAGTTCATAAAAGCTGGATATGAAACATGCACATGAAGAAAataccaaaaaaccagcgttaaatgtaatgaaacgccattttttgggtgagacccagaggctctccggagctatccaggctgatatgtatatcattagactttggcatcagtgtgaatggagttctaggcttaccgagaatgagccagaacctggccacctcagagaggcacaaggagcaatggcctattgaaATGCACACGGGATTAgtagcattctgtgtctgccattggCCGGgccagacacccagaaaggtaagtgcctcagaacaaacccctattctggttaaacaacTAAAGAAGactaacgagtggacagaactctccaattggaaatgagcatgacgtcacacgtgccgcaccgcatgtctgcgcagctccccccctcactgggaggggaaagggaaagCCCCCGACCCACCGCACTGGTAATCTACCCTCCagtttgaggctggatgtcaaaactcgCGAAAAACCACTaaccgggagggagggagggttgctgggaAGCCTTCGAGTCTCACCcaaaaaatggtgtttcattactgtACATTCAATGcaagttttctgtggggagcccccctTCAGCTCCcctgagctaactacccaaagccaAGGACAAAAGAAGGACAAACCCAGGAGGTGGAAACCACATGCCCAAACTTGAAAACAAAACAACTGGCAACACCAAaggaccctgcggacaacctgggagacctgaaccctggaacagggacgCAGGGAACTGAGTCAACCCAAAGCTTGTCCAGGGCCACAGAGGCCGCAGCACAAAGGCGACAGCCGAGAGCCACAATCGGACACAAAaagatgcacccccggccaacCAACCAAGCATAAACAACCCCAGGGACCCCACTGGAAAACAGCTGTCCCAACCTCACCAGAAAAGAAgagacggctgcaaacaaacaaaccaaTCACCAGAACACTAAGGAGCAGAAACCACTAAGAaataaacctgaaccgaaggggccacaacaaaccgaggggaagagagaaaagagCACCCAGGCCAAGACCAAGACGGCTCAGGTGCCGCAAGAGCAGGCTAGAGGTGGAACAACGCCCGAGATAGTCTGCAAAATGGTGGAGATGGAACATCAAAACCGAAAGCAATCTGTAGCGGCTAGTGCTAACATGAGACAAGGTGATAGTGTGCggcaagatgacggtcctgaacctCCACAAGAAAAGGGCAAGACCACTTCAACAAAAAGTGCAGTAGACCTACGAAAagacaaaaagaaaaaggaaggaccgccaggaacccCATACTTCCGCTGAGGCGAaccacacaggtgggacaccatcaacgaagacaCCTGATCACCAAACAGATGGAGATGGATTCGAGTCAAAAGTACCAcatgcgaagactcgaggagaagaccgaaccaggCCCGTAACAGACCAGACCGAGCAtcggaaagaggcggagccgtgggaaaaCCCCTGGGGGCGGACACCGAACAAGCAGCATCTGAAACCAAGGCTGTCAAGGAACCAGATGGAACGACCTCCAGGGCACTGGGAACCCGAATCCGGCAAGCCGGAAAAGAACCAACCCAAGCGAGCACACACGCCCCATTCGGGAGGAACCCCCTCGGAATCCCTGAAGGACCAACAAGTCCAATAACAGATGACAACGAGAAGCTGTCGCTTACAGAAACTGCCCAACCGCAGACACTGCAAACAGCAAGGACAAAATGGTGACAAAAacttaagagccagggcccaggcagagGCCAACAAGGAAGCGAGCTCCATGAGCCAACACGCGAGACTCGAAGCGAAAACAGTGACACCGCATCCCGCAGGATTGGTCCAACACGCTCCAGCAGGGCAGAACGACACACGCGTCGCCGATTAATGTATGAGGAGAACTACTGAAGGCGTGTACTGCACTGAAATAAAAATTTCCATATAGAAAACCAACACAACAGAAAAGTCCATAACCAGGGCCGCAATACCCAGCTCCTCCCGATCTAAGGAAAATGAACTGTACGGGGCAGGAGTGGCTGATTGGAAATCGACATTCACCTATAGACATTGCAACACAGCAGCTGACAGTGTGATATAAGATGATGAAAGAACTCAGCGCTATAACTGAACACTGGCCAGTTCAAaatcagggaactgaacatgtacatagtccagcctagcacTATCAGTAGGATAGCCAACATGCACATACTAATATACACAAGAATGTGTAGCATAGAGGTAGGAAATATGTGAATATACAATGAAAAGACCTTAAATATGGTCCAAATACCAGTAGCTAGGGACAATAGAGTATAATAGATATGATGAACTAATATAACCTAGGCAGCAATTGGTAACTTAATGTACAAAATCAACTATATATACAGCGAGATTCCAACGTATATACAAGAGTGTAGCCAGGCATTGAATAACGGTCAATGAATGAGTGTTCAATCAAGAAAAGATTCAGTCGCTGAAAAGAGTAAATAAAAAATTACAGAAATTCGAGACTATGCCCCACAGTGTAACCAATaacaatatttatttaatttatttgttcAAATTTAATTTATCAGTATTTATACTGACAAATTAAGGTTATGTGAAGATGCACACAAATTGGCCAACCAACATACCACAAGCAATACCCAATACTCATCCAAAAATCGAAAACCAGTGCGTGGCTGACGGTGTCGCTAGATCGTATAAGCCCACCTGTAGAGTGTAGGCACTATAGTGGCACGACACAGCTTAGCTGTGTAATATTCTGGAAGCATTGCCAGTGGATTATGTCCTAAGGTGTGTATGCAGTAGGATAAGATTAGGCGTAGAGCAGAGGTGGACACGGCATCACTCCGAGCCACCCTACACCCGTATTCAGAGAAAAGAACTAGGAATTTTCCCTACATAGAAAATCCAGAActccccccagtatcaacaggacTATGACCAAAGAGAGAAAAGTAGCTAGTCCGGTGTATTACCCGTGAGAAAGGTCTCGGAACACCAACACGTGTTTATACCATCCATAAACAAAACTATCTCCCTCGGGCCATGCTCAGAACACATGAGGTCCAAGCTGGCTCCACCCGTCTTTCGGGGAGGGTAGCCGACAATGTTTATTTAACTATTATTGTTATTGCCGAGACAGATTACGGAGAGATGTGAGTATAAAATAATCACACGATTGAAAGATGACAAGTAGTACGGAAGAGGACCAATGAGGCCTAGAACGGGCAGGAGGTAATCCTCACTGGAAATTGACATATGTTccaataatattttaattctggaagagCTTCTCGAACCTTCAAGACCCTCGATAATTGAGCACAAAATCACGGAGGCACATATGGGCCCAGCGTCATACATGACCAAGGGTCATGCAGGATCCCCCAGACGATTCTTACACGATTGTGACATGAAGTAGAAGAATACATGTCCCAGTTAAGAATGTCGAGAAAGTTGGTAAAACTACTCATAGGAAGGACTGAACCGACTGACCCGAAGGACACGGAACCGACCCCAAAACTAACGCGTTGCAGATGGGGGGAAAGGAAAACCTCACTCCTTGTAATAGAAAACCCCGCTCAGAGGGttggaaaacccaggcagggtcaaCAGGGCCCGAAGCTCCCAAGTCAGTTCCTCCCCAGCCCTGGGAACCTCCACTGTAGGCCCCGGAGGCGAGTCATTCTCCAAACTCCAAAGCCCAGGCCTCACAGGAAATAACCGGGGCAGCCAGAAAAGCAGGAAGAGAAGAAGCCAACTGGTCAGACCACGGCATTAAGGCTGGAGgaaaagactcgaatgcctccgtcaccACCCTGAAAAATTCCAATATAATGACAtgaattatgtatatatatatatatatatatatatatatatatatatatatatatatatatatatattacaattacTATATGCTTATATAGGTTTCAGAGCTCTATATGGTTGTAATGAAGTACACCAGATCAACCAATTATCATTTGAACATAAGAGTAAAGTTACTAGAGAATGCCTATGGGCCCCATACAAGTTAAGGGCCCATACCTTGTATGGATCCACATAAGATAGCTCCTTTTTACCATTTTTCACTACAAATAGGAGCAGCCTCAATATGGGCCTATTTATATACATTCATACCTATTtatactggttgatacctggttgatacctggttgatggggttctgggagttcgtctactccccaagcccggcccgaggccaggctcgacttgtgagagtttggtccaccaggctgttgcttggagcggcccgcaggcccacatacccaccacagcccggttggtccggcactccttggaggaataaatctagtttcctcttgaaaatgtccacggttgttccggcaatatttcttatgcttgctgggaggacgttgaacaaccgcggacctctgatgtttataggatACTGCTCCTATTATATATACAATCGATCAACTAGACCTCCATGGACAACATTGAGTATGTGGCATGGGACAGCCAGTGTTACGCTCTCTTGACACGAGATGGGGCACCATGAGCTCCACACATGCTAAATTTGTATAATGTATATGCTTGTAATGGAGAGTATACCACACATTGAAAAAGTACTCAAGTATATAACAGTACTGAAACATTgtacatacataatatatattcaaatatacaaatatatataaatactaactaaacgaAAGTACTGGGACCGAAGCTGACCCTAAGGGCGTGGTAGGAAACCACGCAGTCACTACCCCTATGGGAAAGGGGACCTGAAGGATCCAGAGAAGGGAACTCTGAACCCCAAGGGGTGTACTCAAGGGGCACTTAGGGAAGAGAGTGTATGCAACCCATGGTACAAAATCCTGGCCACTGCCAACACACAGAAGGAACACCTGCAGGGAAAAGCCAATCAGGTAATCGAAGCCAGAGCAGGCGTCCACCCCATATAGCTTCAGCCAACAAATTGGCGGTTTGGCTGCCGGCTCGGTGGGCTGCGAccccctttgggggggggggggttgtggcagCGCGAACGAGCAGCGTGCAGTGCGATGGCGTGTTGCCCATTAGCTTGTTTTTCTTTGGGGGAGTTTCTCGCCTCTGTTCAGTCTCGGGTTGCAATATTTCTACCAGGTGGGGTCTGTTTTGAAgcatctacctttctgggtgctcaacccccggtcgatggcagacatgaatacttTCATACATGTGAGATTCATAGGCCATTGCCCCCTTTCCCTCTCTGAGGGGTCCCATGATCTGGGTAGTGGGCCCCAGTAGACATGACATTTGATTGAAAGTCTGAATATGTGTGAAGTCCCATACTAATATTAGCTAATAccagtccaatagctccaggaagccaatTGGGCTCCCCGACAGAAAAGACTTGGAGGATTCCCCGTAGAGCTAAAACATGTTGACATGTGCATTTAATAAAACCAGCAATAAAATTATCATTAACTAGTAGAAGAACTATATACTGACCTCAGTGCAATAGATGCCATTGTCTGTATAACCTTGAGGACTCTTCATGAAATCCTGGTCAATACCGCCTCCAATTTTGAAACCGCATTTAAGGACCTGAAATATAAATATTTCATATTAGATTATGCAACGTAGCCTTTAACCCTTAAACGGCTGCAATCGCTATCTGCAATTATCTCCTTTGCTCAAATCACATAATACAATATTTTTTAAttagttttgaaaaaaaaaagtcATCTCCACCATAATCTAGAACTTTTAATTACCCAAGGCATTTAAAGGTCAGTGTTATTTACTACAAGAATGAATGAACTACCTGTGACAAATGGATTCAGCCGTCTTGAGTTTGATCTTAACAGGGTTAAAACCCATGGAAAGGGGCATCTTGAGAAGATGAATGGGTGGGAATATAGTCTTTGATAAACAGGATTGTAAATAAGTAACACAACTCACACGATGGTGTTTTGGGCTCTACTGGGCCTTTATCAAGTTGAAATTGTAACAAAGTATATATTTAGCCTAAAAAACATAGAAAGATTAAAAGCGCACGTTCCAAACCCGTTTACAGTATATGGGACAACTGTGAGCTGACAAAGCTGTACATGAATACCTTATGTGACAATACAGTACATACTGTATGTTACTCTACAGTGATCCAAGACACACTCAATACCTTATGTGACAATACAGTACATACTGTATGTTACTCTACAGTGATCCAAGACACACTCAATACCTTATGTGGCAATACAGTACATACTGTATGTTACTCTACAGTGATCAAGACACACTCAATACCTTATGTGGCAATACAGTACATACTGTATGTTACTCTACAGTGATCCAAGACACACTGAAATATTTCTTCAGCTTCCGTTGTGCTGGGTGGGGTATCagctcttcagccatgttattgtgactcatcgtctgcacaggACATTATGAATTTCCTAGTTTCATACTGTTATGAACCTGTTATATCATTTATATGAATGTAATGTTTATTAGAGTAGCAATTAGTATATTATTTCAATTTAGATGTAATAAAGATAGTAGTGCGCTTATTTACCTATTATGGTTGTTTTGTGAGAGTATATTTGTGTCTTCGCTGTTTAGCATTTATTCATGTTGGATATGTGAGGGAGCGCACGAGCGCTAGGCGAGGAGTCAGGTGGTACTGTATTTTGGAGGTCCAGCTAAGCTTGACTGGATGTTGTGAGATTAAGAATACCAACCTTGTCATTGAGTGtgtgggaggatgggggggggtagGAGTATGTTGTTGGCTGTTCCTTGACCCCAAGCTGTGTTTGTGCAAGTTGGAATCGTCAGTGTAAGATTCCTTGCAGAGATAGCTTAGCAAGGAATTATTTAGGCCTAGGGCGTTCGAACACATTTGTCCGAACGCAGGCTGCAGGCAGGTCGCAGCAAGGTGTTTTGAGTTAGTTGTACTCTGGAGCTGCTTGATGGGAGACGTGGACTGGTGACTAATATGAATGAATGGCTAATTCCACTACTGTGATACTAATGTACAGACCATCCTCCTATTTAACCAAATGGGCCATGCCCTGAGTCACCAGTCCACGTCTCCCATCAAGCAGCTCCAGAGTACAACTAACTCAAAACACCGTGCTGCGACCTGCCTGCAGCCTGCGTTCGGACAAATGTGTTCGAACGCCCTAGGCCTAAATAATTCCTTGCTAAGCTATCTCTGCAAGGAATCTTACACTGACGATTCCAACTTGCACACGTTatgcaaggtaccactgtattttcatttctcgttggctccgatatctgctggttgagtgaaaatttgtcacagaatccaagttgttctctaatctgtggttggttaggtctcgatagatttcctggtataatattattgtttgctattctccatctgagactaggcaagttgaagtcacataggaagataatatcaggtatcgggttctccaaattatcaaggctattctctgttttgtttatctgttctgtgaattcctcggccgttgcatctggcggtttgtatattataataatcactaaatttattttctctatttttaatcccagtaactctccccaagccccgacaccaaaagacaaggacggagcagccgtagAAGCCGGAagaaagggggcccactggtcagacccagacgcttcggccgggagacaagactcaaatgcctctgcccccctccccccccccggaaggggcacccc
This genomic stretch from Procambarus clarkii isolate CNS0578487 chromosome 5, FALCON_Pclarkii_2.0, whole genome shotgun sequence harbors:
- the LOC123765028 gene encoding tax1-binding protein 3 homolog, producing the protein MTTTAFSHEPGTAMECLSIPITLEKEAGLDEHGRQVLKCGFKIGGGIDQDFMKSPQGYTDNGIYCTEVHDGSAAARAGLRVHDKILQCNGYDFTMVTHKKAVDYIKKHPVLNLLVARKGVTHS